Proteins from a single region of Undibacterium sp. KW1:
- a CDS encoding alpha/beta fold hydrolase, whose protein sequence is MDQLPIIFFPGINGDARIFAEQLKAFPTLKIAQWLPPARSESMAAYAKRMARAVDPGGPCLVGGTSFGGIIALEAAHHLQAQACLLFASSRDAHGLPTSLRMARQLGKLISADTIWKWTMRWQDASIASLPSARKKRQRLSPTQQHFRDWALSALLDWKPAPAACPVMQLHGSKDNVFDARRSKANRIIPGAGHVMTRTHSEEVNQFIIKAIESCHASETDITSIQQNRHRHE, encoded by the coding sequence ATGGATCAACTCCCGATTATCTTCTTCCCTGGTATCAACGGTGATGCACGCATATTTGCAGAACAGCTAAAAGCCTTCCCCACCTTAAAAATCGCGCAGTGGCTGCCGCCAGCCCGCTCAGAGAGCATGGCGGCGTATGCAAAGCGTATGGCAAGAGCAGTTGATCCGGGTGGCCCGTGCCTGGTCGGTGGCACCTCTTTTGGCGGCATCATCGCACTTGAAGCGGCGCATCACCTGCAAGCGCAAGCCTGCCTGCTATTTGCATCCAGCCGCGACGCCCATGGCCTGCCGACTAGCTTGCGCATGGCGAGGCAGTTGGGCAAACTGATCAGTGCTGACACCATCTGGAAATGGACAATGCGGTGGCAAGATGCAAGCATCGCCAGCCTGCCATCGGCCAGAAAAAAACGCCAACGCCTGTCGCCAACGCAGCAGCATTTTCGTGACTGGGCCCTGTCTGCCTTACTGGACTGGAAGCCTGCTCCCGCAGCCTGTCCGGTCATGCAACTGCACGGCAGCAAGGACAATGTCTTTGACGCCAGGCGCAGCAAGGCCAACCGCATCATCCCCGGTGCCGGGCATGTGATGACGCGTACGCATAGCGAAGAGGTCAATCAGTTCATCATCAAAGCAATTGAATCCTGCCATGCGTCAGAGACAGACATCACCAGCATCCAGCAAAACAGGCATCGCCATGAATGA